A segment of the Sphingomicrobium flavum genome:
GATCCTACCGGTGCGCTCGCCCATCCGCCGAGGAGGGAGCCATGACGCTGCCCTTCACCCTGTCCGGCCCTGATCGCCGCCTGCTCGCCGCGGGCAAAAGGCGCGGGGCGACCAAATGGCTGATCGCGATCCAGATGTTCGTGATGGTCGTGGTTTCGGCTGCCGGGCTTGCCATCGGCAATGCGGCGGCAGTGCTGGGCGCCGCGACCGATCATCAATATAGTTTGCAGCTGGCAGGCGGGGGCGATCGTTCGGCCGAACTGGCCGAGGCGGCGCGCGCGCTCGACGGAGTCGAACAGGCGCTCGCCATTCCCGAAGCCGAAGTGCGCGCGACGCTTGATCGCTGGCTGGGCGCGGCGGCGGACGAAGCCGATCTGCCCGTCCCGGCGATAGTCGAACTGACGCTTGCCGATGGGGTCGATGTCGCGGCGATCGAAACCGCGCTGACCACCCAATTCGATGGCGCGACGCTGACCAGCAACCGCACCACCATCGCGCCGCTGCTGCGATCGCTCCAGGCGCTCGGCTGGGTTTCGGCCTTCATCGTGCTGCTGGTGGCGCTGGCCGCCGGGGCTGCGGTGGTGCTCGCCTCGCGCGCTGCTTTGGCGGCCAATCAGGATGTGATTTCGGTCATGCACGGCGTGGGCGCGACGGACGAGCAGGTGGCGCGATTGTTCCAATATCGCATCGCGACCGATTCGCTGGTCGGCGGGCTGATGGGCGCGGGGGTGGCGGCGCTGGTGCTTGCCCTGGTGGCGACCACCGGGCTAGCCATCGCCGGGCGCATGGCAGGACAGGCGCTGCTGACCCCGCTCGACGTCATTTTGCTCGCTTTATTGCCACTGGTGGGCGCACTACTCGCGACAATGGTTGCAAGACAGGCGGTATTGGCGGCATTGCGCGAACGACCATGATCTTGCGCCTCTTCGCCTTTACCGCGCTTCTTTACGCGCTGGGCTTTGCGCTGTTCGGCGTGACGCTGGGCAAGCCTGCGCCCGCCGATTCGCGCGAAACCGCCGCCATCGTGGTGCTGACAGGGGGCAAGGGGCGGATCGAACAGGCGGTCGACCGGCTGGCCGATGGCAAGGCCGAACGGCTGCTGATCGCGGGCGCAGACCCGCTGGTGACCGAGGCCGACATGATCGACCGGCTAGAGGGCCAGCGCGAACTGGTCGAATGCTGCGTCGATCTGGGATCGGAATCGGTCGACACCCGCTCCAACGCCGAAGAAGCGCGCCGCTGGCTCGACAAGCATGATTATGACGAGCTGCGGCTGGTCACCTCCGACTGGCATATGCGCCGCGCCGCCTATGAATTCCGCCGCGAGCTGGGCGAGGATGTCCATATCGTCTTCGACGCCGTGCCGACCCGTCCGGGCTTCTTCACGCTCTTTGCCGAATATAACAAATATCTGCTGCGCCGCTTGGGCGTGCTGATCGGAATCTGATGGCCTTCCTGCGCTCGCTCCTCTTCGCCCTGCTGTTCTACCCCGGCACGCTGGTGATCTGCATCATGGCGCTGGTGGTGGCGATCTTCAGCAAGGAGGGGCTGCGCGATGTCGTCCATTTCTGGGCCCAATATCATTATTGGCTGGTCCAGAATGTGCTGGGCATCCGTTTCGAATGGGAAGGCGACCTGCCTGATGGGCCTTACCTGATTGCGGTCAAGCATGAGGCGATGGTGGAAGCGGTCGATACGCTGCGCTTTGCCAACATGCCGGTGGTGGTGATGAAGCGCGAGCTGACCACCATGCCCTTCTTCGGCTGGGTCAATCGCCGCTACGGCGTGATCGGGGTCGATCGCAAGGCGGGCGCGGCGGCGCTGCGCAATATGATGAAGGCGGCCAAGAAAGCGGTCGCGACCCAGCGCCCCGTTATCATCTTCCCCGAAGGCACGCGCATTCCGCATGGTGAAAAGCCGCCGCTGCGTCCGGGCTTTGCCGGGCTCTACAAGATGCTAGGCCTGCCGGTGGTGCCGATCGCGCATGATGGCGGGAAGGTCTGGCCCAAGGGCTTTGTAAAGCAATCGGGCACGATCCGCTTCAAGGTAGGCGAAATCATCGCCCCGGGCCTGCCCCGCCAGGAGGTCGAGGCCCGGGTGCATGAGGCAATCAACGCGCTGAACGACTAACCCCGCAGCGTCGCGCCCTTATTCTGCGCCGCTGCGATTACCGCCTGTGAGATCGCGCCGATCTGCTCGTCGGTGAAGCTCTTCTCCTGCGGCTGCAGCATGACTTCCACCGCCAGGCTGAGGCCGTCCTTGCCCTCGAACCGGTCGAAGGTGCGCACGCCGACAATCTGCTTCTTGTCCGCGCCAGCGATGGCGCGTTCCAGATCGGCAGCGGCCAGATCGTCGGGCACGATGAAGGCGAAATCGCGGAAGACCGGCTGCAGCGCGGGCGGCGCATATTGGACGCGCGCGCGGTCGTTGCTGCGGGGCTGCGGGATTTCATCCAGATAAAGCTCGGCGGCCACCGTGCCGGCGGGCAGGTCCAGCGCCTTGGCAAGGCTGGGATGCAATTCGCCAAAGCGCGCCAGGATTTTCTTGGGACCCAGGCCCAGCTTGGCCGAACGGCCCGGATGCCAATGATCGCCAGCGCCCATCATGAGCATGAGGTTGTCAGCAGGCGCCCCGGCAGCCTCAAGCAAAGCGGTCGCTTCCGCCTTGGCATCATAGGCATCGAAGCCCACGGCCTTGCCATGCTGCCAGCCGCGGCGACGCTTTGCGCCGGTCAGCAGCAGGGTGGCGGTCAATCTCTCGCCTTCGGCGAGATAGCGTCGACCCACTTCGAACAGGCGCACGCTGTCGGCCCCGCGATCCAGGTTGCGGCGCGCCGCTGCGGCCAAACCGGGCAGCAGCGAAGGCCGCATGACCTTCATGTCCTCGCTGATCGGGTTGGCGACCACATGCACACCCCCGCCGACAAGGCCGGCCAGCTCTTCGGAAATGAAGCTCCAGGTGATGGTCTCATTAAGTCCGCGCGCAGCAGCGGCGCGGCGCAGGCGGCGTTCGGCCAGCTGGGTCCGGCTGGCCACGGCACGGGCCACGCCATCCTCGCGCGGCAGCGCGGTGGAGGGCACGGCGTCATAGCCGATGATCCGCGCCACTTCCTCGACCAGGTCGGCATTGCCGTCCACGTCGCGGCGCCAGGTCGGTACCGTCACCTTGTGGCCATCGACGCTGAAACCAAGGCGTGTGAGGATCTCGGCCTGCTGCTCCTGCGGCACCTCGATCCCGCCCAGCGCCGCCGTGCGGCTCCAGTCGAAGGTCAGCGTCTTGGTTTCGGTCGGCGGGGTGCCCGCGCGCGTCACTTCGCTCGCCTCACCGCCGCAAATGTCGAGGATCAGCTGTGTCAGGATGGTCAGGCCATCGTCGAGGAAGGCCGGATCGACACCGCGCTCGAAGCGGCTGCGCGCGTCGCTGGTCAGCGTCAGCTTCTGGCCGGTCTTGGCGATGCGCTCGGGATCGAAATAAGCGATTTCCAGCAGCACGTCGGTGGTGGCGTCATCCACGCCGCTATGCTCACCGCCCATGATGCCGGCGATGTCATGCACGCCATCATCGTCGGCGATGACGGTCATCGTCTCGTCGAGCACATATTCCTTCTCGTTGAGCGCCAGCACCTTTTCGCCATCCCTGGCGCTCCGCGCGACGACCGGGCCGTTCAACTTGGCCAGATCATAGGCATGGGCGGGGCGTCCAAGGCCCAGCATCACATAGTTGGTGATGTCGACCAGCGCCGAAATCGGGCGCTGCCCCGCAGCCTTGAGGCGGCGCTGCATCCAGTCGGGCGAGGCACCATTGGTGACGCCCTTCACGACGCGGCCATAGAAGGCCGGACAGCCTTCGGGATCGTCGGTACGGATCTCGACCGGGTTGGCGAAGCTTCCCTTTATGTCGGCCAGTTCAAGGGGCTTCAGCGTCCCGATGCCGGCGGCGGCAAGATCGCGTGCGATGCCGCGAACGCCCATGCAATCCTGCCGGTTAGGTGTCACATTGACGTCGAACACCGGATCGTCGAGCGAGGCATAATCGGCGAAGCTTTTGCCCACCGGCGCATCCTCGGGCAGTTCGATGATGCCGTCATGATCCTCGCCCAGCTCGAGCTCGCGCGCCGAACACATCATGCCGTTGCTCGCCACGCCGCGAATGGTGGCCTGGCCCAGCGTGAAATCGCTGCCCGGAATATAGGTGCCCGGCCCGCCGAACACGCCCAGCATCCCGGCGCGCGCATTGGGCGCACCGCACACGACCTGCATTGGCCCGTCACCGGCATCGACGCTCAGCACCTGGAGCTTGTCGGCTTCCGGATGCTTTTCGGCGCTCAGCACCTTGGCAATCTTGAAGGGCTGCAAGGCTTCGGCGGGGTTGGTGACGTCTTCAATCTCCAGCCCGATGGCGGTCAGCGTGTCGGCGATGGTCTCGGGCGAAGCATCGGTGTCGAGATGCTCTTTCAGCCAGCTCAGCGGAAACTTCATGCGCCTACTCCTGCCGACAAGGTGGGAACATCGAGGAAGCGGAAGCCATAATGGCGCAGCCACCTGAGATCGCCATCGAAGAAGGCACGCAAATCATCCATTCCATATTTCAGCATGGCGAGGCGATCGATGCCGCAGCCAAAGGCAAAGCCCTGCCATTCATTGGGGTCGAGCCCGCACGCTTCGATGACCTTGGGATGGACCATGCCGCTGCCCAGCACTTCCATCCAGCCTTCGGACCCGCCGACGACGCGGCGGCCCTTTTCGGTCGACCAGCCCACATCCACTTCGGCCGACGGTTCGGTGAAGGGGAAGTAGCTGGGGCGCATGCGCAGCACCACATCGTCACGCTCGAAAAAGGCCTTGAGGAAAGTCTCCAGCGTCCATTTCAGATGGCCAAGGTGGATATTCTTGTCGATGACCAGGCCTTCGACCTGGTGGAACATCGGCGTGTGGGTCGCGTCGCTGTCTGAGCGATAGACCCGGCCCGGCGCAATGATGCGGAAGGGCGGCTTGCC
Coding sequences within it:
- a CDS encoding lysophospholipid acyltransferase family protein; this translates as MAFLRSLLFALLFYPGTLVICIMALVVAIFSKEGLRDVVHFWAQYHYWLVQNVLGIRFEWEGDLPDGPYLIAVKHEAMVEAVDTLRFANMPVVVMKRELTTMPFFGWVNRRYGVIGVDRKAGAAALRNMMKAAKKAVATQRPVIIFPEGTRIPHGEKPPLRPGFAGLYKMLGLPVVPIAHDGGKVWPKGFVKQSGTIRFKVGEIIAPGLPRQEVEARVHEAINALND
- the pheT gene encoding phenylalanine--tRNA ligase subunit beta, translated to MKFPLSWLKEHLDTDASPETIADTLTAIGLEIEDVTNPAEALQPFKIAKVLSAEKHPEADKLQVLSVDAGDGPMQVVCGAPNARAGMLGVFGGPGTYIPGSDFTLGQATIRGVASNGMMCSARELELGEDHDGIIELPEDAPVGKSFADYASLDDPVFDVNVTPNRQDCMGVRGIARDLAAAGIGTLKPLELADIKGSFANPVEIRTDDPEGCPAFYGRVVKGVTNGASPDWMQRRLKAAGQRPISALVDITNYVMLGLGRPAHAYDLAKLNGPVVARSARDGEKVLALNEKEYVLDETMTVIADDDGVHDIAGIMGGEHSGVDDATTDVLLEIAYFDPERIAKTGQKLTLTSDARSRFERGVDPAFLDDGLTILTQLILDICGGEASEVTRAGTPPTETKTLTFDWSRTAALGGIEVPQEQQAEILTRLGFSVDGHKVTVPTWRRDVDGNADLVEEVARIIGYDAVPSTALPREDGVARAVASRTQLAERRLRRAAAARGLNETITWSFISEELAGLVGGGVHVVANPISEDMKVMRPSLLPGLAAAARRNLDRGADSVRLFEVGRRYLAEGERLTATLLLTGAKRRRGWQHGKAVGFDAYDAKAEATALLEAAGAPADNLMLMMGAGDHWHPGRSAKLGLGPKKILARFGELHPSLAKALDLPAGTVAAELYLDEIPQPRSNDRARVQYAPPALQPVFRDFAFIVPDDLAAADLERAIAGADKKQIVGVRTFDRFEGKDGLSLAVEVMLQPQEKSFTDEQIGAISQAVIAAAQNKGATLRG
- a CDS encoding cell division protein FtsX; translation: MTLPFTLSGPDRRLLAAGKRRGATKWLIAIQMFVMVVVSAAGLAIGNAAAVLGAATDHQYSLQLAGGGDRSAELAEAARALDGVEQALAIPEAEVRATLDRWLGAAADEADLPVPAIVELTLADGVDVAAIETALTTQFDGATLTSNRTTIAPLLRSLQALGWVSAFIVLLVALAAGAAVVLASRAALAANQDVISVMHGVGATDEQVARLFQYRIATDSLVGGLMGAGVAALVLALVATTGLAIAGRMAGQALLTPLDVILLALLPLVGALLATMVARQAVLAALRERP
- a CDS encoding YdcF family protein, which produces MILRLFAFTALLYALGFALFGVTLGKPAPADSRETAAIVVLTGGKGRIEQAVDRLADGKAERLLIAGADPLVTEADMIDRLEGQRELVECCVDLGSESVDTRSNAEEARRWLDKHDYDELRLVTSDWHMRRAAYEFRRELGEDVHIVFDAVPTRPGFFTLFAEYNKYLLRRLGVLIGI